The segment GCCTACGCCCGCGCCGGGTACGCGGACGAGGACCGCCCGGGGCCGCTGGACTTCGCGGAGCGGCTGCGGCGGGAGGGCGCCCCCGGCGCGGAAGCTGCGGCCCGGGCCGTGGAGCTGTACCTGCGTGCACGCTTCGGCGGGGAGGCCATCGGCGAGGACGGGCGCGCGGAGATGGCGGATGCGCTGGCCGAGGCGCGCGCCGCGCTCCGGGCCGCGCGGGCGGGGCGGCGGGAACTCACCACCACGGGCGGGCGAGCATGAGCGTTCGACTCCGGGACCGGCGCAGGCGCTCGTCGAAGGGGCGGCAGATCTGGCGCCACCTCCGCACGGCCATGCGCCTCCTGCTGCGCCATCCGGTCCCCAGCGTCTCGGTAGTCCCCGTCCTCGCGGACGGGCGGATCGTGCTGGTGCGGCGGGTGGACGACGACCGGTGGGCCATTCCCGGGGGGATGATGGACTGGGGCGAGGACGTGCCCGGCACCGCGGAGCGCGAGCTGGAGGAGGAGACGGGGCTGCGGATCGTCACCATCCGCCGGCTCCTGGGGGTGTACTCCTCCCCGGAGCGCGACCCGCGGACGCACGCCGTGAACGTCACCGTGGTGGCGGAGGTGGAGGGGGAGCCGGAGATCCAGGACGCCCTGGAGGTCAGCGACGTCCAGGCGTTCCCGATCGAGCGGCTCCCCTTCGGCTACCTGGCGCACGACCACGAGCGGCAGCTCCGCGACTACCTGGACGACCGGACCGTGGTCGCGTAGGGGCCTACGATCTCCGGTAGGTGGCGGTGAGTCCCTGGGCCGTGTAGGTGAGCGTGCGGCCGCTCACCTCCCCCGTGTACGAGAACCCCTCCTCCCCGAGGCTCGGCGGCACCGTGAAGGTGATCGTCCCGCCGGTCATGGAGTACGTGCCGTTCTCGATGAAGCTCTCGGTCTCGGTCTGTCCGTCGTTGAAGATGATGCGGAGCCGCACCGTCTCCGTGTACGATTCGTCGGCGCGCAGCACCATCGTCCCGGACGTGATCTCCAGGCGCCCCTCGGGAGCCACCGCGATCGTGGCCGGCAGGGAGGACCCGTTGACGTCCTGCAGCTCGTACGTGCCCGCGACCCTGGCCCGCGCGTCGGTGGGGCCGTCGCTGCAGGCGCCCGCCACCAGGGCGAGCACGAGGAGGAGGACGGATCCCAGGCGGTGTGTTCTCACGAGACGGCTCCTGTGGGGGGGAAGACGCTGGTTCCTCCCGAACGGAGCGCAACGTACGTGCCCGGGTGTTGCGACACCACGCGGAAGGCGGGCGCCCCGTTCCCGGAGCGCCCGCCTTGCACCTTCCCGCCGGACGTGCATCCTATGCCGTGAGCTTCGGCTCCTCCACCGCCCGCGCCCGCGCCAGCTCCCCGTCCACCCGCACCAGGTCCCGCCCCAGCCCCAGGTCGCGGTAGACCGCGCGCGCCTGCTCCAGGTACGCCTCGGCCTCCGTGCGCCGCCCGCAGGCCAGGTGCAGCAGCCCGTACTCCTCGTACACGCCGGCCTCCTTCACCGCCGGCAGCTCCCGCTCCCGGCAGACGTTCAGCGCCTGCTCGAAGAAGACGAACCCCTCCTCGTCGCAGCGCCGCCGCGCGATCTTCCCGAAGAGCCCGTACACCTCCACCAGCCGCGGGATGTAGCGGTGGGCGATGGCGGCCTCCTCCGCCCGGCGCGCCTCCTCCTCCGCCTCGAAGAAGCGGTCCTGCCGCGCCAGCGCGTCCCCCAGGTTCACCCGCAGCAGGATCTCCCAGAGCGGGTTGCGGCAGCGCTCCAGCCCCTCCCGGAACATCGCCTCCGCGCCCAGGGCGTCCTCCCCCTCCATGAGGATGAGCCCCCGGTTGTTGAACCAGTAGAGCATCCCCCCCTCGTCCCCCGTGGCCTCGATGCACGCCCGGGCGCGCCGCAGCGACTCCTCGGCGCGCGACAGCTCGCCCCGGTGCATCGCCAGGATGGAAAGGTTCGCGTGGAAGGGCCACTCCAGCCCCGGGTCGCTCAGCCCACGCGCCAGCCGCAGCCCGCGCTCGTACCACGTCCACGCCTGCTCCCGCTGTCCCCGGTCGTCGCACAGGTTCCCCAGCCCCTGGCAGGCCACCGCCTGCCCCGCGAGGTCCATCTCGTCCACCGCCAGCAGGTAGCTCCGCTCGTACCACCCCCAGGCCTCGTCCAGCCGCCCCGCGGCCCGCACCACCCGCCCCAGCCTGCGCAGCGCCAGCACCTGCGGGCCCTTTTCGCGCAGGTCGCGGGCGATCTCCAGCGCCTGCCCGTAGATCCGCTCCGCCTTGTCCAGCCGCCGGTCCTCCTCCTCCATCTCCCCCGCGCGCACCAGCGTCCCGGCCGCCGCGGCCAGGTCGCCCTCCTCCTGCTTCTGGATCGCCTCCAGCACCAGGTCGAAGAGCCGCTGCAGCCGCTGCTGTGCGCGCTCGGCCAGCTCCGGGATCAGCGCCCGCAGCCCCGCCGGGTCCACCACGCGCTTCCCCACCGTGGCGTAGGCCCCCGAGCGGGCCCACACCTTCTCGGAGTCGATCCGGGAGGTCCCGATCACCGCGTCGCTCAGCGGCCGGAACTCTTCGGAGTCGGGGATGAGCGCGAGCGCCCGCTCCACCAGGAGGTGCGACGGCATGCGAGGATCCGACTTCGGTGGCGAGAAGGTGCGGCGGCGGACCCGGGGGTCAGCCGCCCGCCATGGTGTAGGCCCCGCCGCG is part of the Longimicrobiaceae bacterium genome and harbors:
- a CDS encoding NUDIX hydrolase, whose protein sequence is MSVRLRDRRRRSSKGRQIWRHLRTAMRLLLRHPVPSVSVVPVLADGRIVLVRRVDDDRWAIPGGMMDWGEDVPGTAERELEEETGLRIVTIRRLLGVYSSPERDPRTHAVNVTVVAEVEGEPEIQDALEVSDVQAFPIERLPFGYLAHDHERQLRDYLDDRTVVA
- a CDS encoding tetratricopeptide repeat protein is translated as MPSHLLVERALALIPDSEEFRPLSDAVIGTSRIDSEKVWARSGAYATVGKRVVDPAGLRALIPELAERAQQRLQRLFDLVLEAIQKQEEGDLAAAAGTLVRAGEMEEEDRRLDKAERIYGQALEIARDLREKGPQVLALRRLGRVVRAAGRLDEAWGWYERSYLLAVDEMDLAGQAVACQGLGNLCDDRGQREQAWTWYERGLRLARGLSDPGLEWPFHANLSILAMHRGELSRAEESLRRARACIEATGDEGGMLYWFNNRGLILMEGEDALGAEAMFREGLERCRNPLWEILLRVNLGDALARQDRFFEAEEEARRAEEAAIAHRYIPRLVEVYGLFGKIARRRCDEEGFVFFEQALNVCRERELPAVKEAGVYEEYGLLHLACGRRTEAEAYLEQARAVYRDLGLGRDLVRVDGELARARAVEEPKLTA